A stretch of the Gammaproteobacteria bacterium genome encodes the following:
- a CDS encoding 3-deoxy-D-manno-octulosonic acid kinase produces MDYVLETSGRRHVLVANRFRELVNEHIFTPSYWMARDALGDPLGGRGSAWRIQDSLQGETIDWVLRNYLRGGMVRHLVHDRYFFSGLEKTRPWCEFMLLLEMRDQGLPVPEVVAARIDRGALSYRGSLITATLPGESLTARVLAGKLADPVWQAVGRTIARFHQAGIWHADLNANNILLDLSASEPDIHLIDFDRARRRDIKPDWQQANLDRLLRSLEKETRDEPSAAARVTTGWAMLKKGYSGQG; encoded by the coding sequence ATGGATTACGTACTGGAGACATCGGGTCGTCGCCACGTACTGGTGGCAAACCGATTTCGCGAGCTTGTCAACGAACACATCTTCACGCCCAGTTACTGGATGGCTCGCGATGCCCTGGGCGATCCGCTGGGCGGGCGCGGTTCTGCCTGGCGCATACAGGACAGCCTGCAGGGAGAGACCATCGACTGGGTGCTGCGCAATTACCTGCGAGGCGGGATGGTCCGGCACCTGGTTCATGATCGCTATTTCTTCAGTGGCCTGGAAAAGACCCGTCCGTGGTGTGAATTCATGTTGCTGCTCGAAATGCGCGACCAGGGCCTGCCGGTACCCGAGGTGGTCGCGGCCCGAATCGATCGCGGTGCGTTGTCGTACCGTGGCAGCCTGATCACCGCGACCTTGCCCGGCGAGTCTCTGACCGCCCGTGTGCTGGCTGGCAAGCTGGCGGACCCGGTCTGGCAGGCCGTGGGCAGGACCATTGCCCGTTTCCACCAGGCCGGCATCTGGCATGCAGATCTCAATGCCAACAACATCCTGCTGGATCTCTCTGCCAGCGAGCCGGACATTCACCTGATCGATTTCGATCGCGCCCGCCGGCGTGACATCAAGCCCGACTGGCAGCAGGCCAATCTCGATCGCCTGTTGCGATCGCTCGAAAAGGAAACTCGCGACGAGCCGTCGGCCGCCGCGCGAGTGACCACCGGTTGGGCCATGTTGAAGAAGGGTTACAGCGGCCAGGGCTGA
- a CDS encoding CDP-glycerol glycerophosphotransferase family protein, with protein MREASGPPIDGLRVHFDLTNLYYLPQYLPVIEVLRQRGADCTVLVYLSMSKDPTVRAGLAERVANDAGCEVEVVDDVDQDHRAPCDIYNRDKPDWIVFGSRFQQYENLDPSISTAMLYHGIGVKNTYYHADHMQMDVRFVEGEYRRRALLDLFPGANLQAVGFAKLDPLFNDALTLEPFDVAAHGLDATRPTVLYAPTFYPSSMGRLPNDWPGQLASCNLIIKPHQFAYSKQKYGSQLEKLAHWQNYDNVHIASMTDYSIMPFFASSELLVSEASSALFEFAALDKPVVWCDFLQLRWGHRGPFRYRLNARMDRTIDAFRNVGAHAARPAQLNTRILEELADPARHAAARSDCTRELIGLADGKASERIVDYMAANTGRISRAARGVVA; from the coding sequence ATGCGCGAGGCCAGCGGGCCACCGATCGACGGACTGCGCGTCCATTTCGATCTCACCAACCTCTATTACCTGCCGCAGTACCTTCCGGTGATCGAGGTACTGCGCCAGAGAGGCGCGGACTGCACCGTACTGGTGTACCTGTCGATGAGCAAGGATCCGACCGTGCGAGCCGGGCTCGCCGAGCGTGTGGCGAACGACGCCGGCTGCGAGGTGGAAGTCGTCGACGATGTCGACCAGGATCACCGCGCGCCCTGCGACATCTACAATCGCGACAAGCCCGACTGGATCGTGTTCGGCAGCCGCTTCCAGCAATACGAAAACCTGGATCCGTCGATCAGCACGGCGATGCTCTATCACGGCATCGGCGTGAAGAACACGTACTACCATGCCGATCACATGCAGATGGACGTGCGCTTCGTGGAGGGCGAATACCGGCGACGTGCGTTGCTGGATCTCTTTCCAGGTGCCAACCTGCAAGCCGTCGGGTTCGCCAAGCTGGACCCGTTGTTCAATGACGCGCTGACGCTCGAGCCATTCGATGTCGCGGCCCACGGTCTCGATGCAACGCGACCCACCGTGCTGTATGCGCCCACCTTCTATCCGTCGTCCATGGGACGCCTGCCGAACGACTGGCCCGGACAACTGGCCAGCTGCAACCTGATCATCAAGCCACACCAGTTCGCCTACTCGAAGCAGAAATACGGCAGCCAGCTGGAAAAGCTCGCGCACTGGCAGAACTACGACAATGTGCACATCGCCAGCATGACCGATTACTCGATCATGCCCTTCTTTGCGAGCAGCGAGCTGCTGGTGAGCGAAGCCTCGAGTGCCCTGTTCGAATTCGCCGCACTCGACAAGCCCGTCGTCTGGTGCGACTTCCTGCAACTTCGTTGGGGCCACCGCGGCCCGTTTCGCTACCGCCTCAATGCGCGGATGGACAGGACCATCGATGCCTTCCGCAACGTCGGTGCGCACGCCGCACGTCCGGCGCAACTGAACACGCGTATCCTCGAAGAGCTGGCCGATCCCGCGCGACACGCGGCGGCACGCAGCGACTGCACGCGCGAGCTGATTGGCCTTGCCGATGGCAAGGCGAGCGAACGCATCGTCGATTACATGGCAGCCAACACCGGTCGCATCAGCCGTGCGGCACGAGGAGTAGTGGCATGA